One Campylobacter sp. MG1 genomic window carries:
- the mshL gene encoding pilus (MSHA type) biogenesis protein MshL — translation MLKSKLNKVILSLSASLLLASSLNASDCTQKAFDIKVKEDTSAGEIINQLSNICNFSVVYKDSYAKNSLGVRQDGINIKNMHINNIFDLLIKEQGLDYYFADNVLRIQGLQTKTFKLDYITSIRKGSAVTKANVESQSSSSSDSSSSSSSSSSSSDSDNMIETKEEFDFWKNIGKEISDIIQGSGMSIPSTQPTINSNAGLITVTANQEILNRIEAYLSQVQESLKKQVVIDVSIIEVSLNKSHKTGIDWTQFNLGFSTAGSTIGDPLQFTGNGSYLPTISLGIGSPKDKTANYTGFQVGKSHDGRWFGKENVSLNMGLNMTGMINFLKESGDVKVVSSPKVAALNNQQALITVGNTYNYKIQSGSTTTDSGTTNDGEEEKSIFVGILLNILPEISDDNKIMLRINPSISELLRSEDASINNSGKSYREVAPDTRQKKLSTVVQVRDGETIVLGGLITDSEGFSKNGIPVLQDIPFVGKLFGSKKKSKDKSELVFVITPHIVDFTQDKKEVKKSLEDLGYSLALDYKDELKPDATKNVFKEKQEEFDSVNNSK, via the coding sequence ATGTTAAAATCAAAGTTAAATAAAGTAATTTTATCTTTAAGTGCAAGTTTATTATTAGCTTCATCTTTAAACGCATCGGACTGTACTCAAAAAGCTTTTGATATAAAAGTTAAAGAGGATACATCGGCTGGTGAAATAATAAATCAATTATCAAATATTTGTAATTTTAGTGTTGTGTATAAAGATTCTTATGCAAAAAATTCTTTAGGCGTTAGACAAGATGGTATTAATATAAAGAATATGCATATAAATAATATTTTTGATTTACTTATCAAAGAGCAAGGTTTGGATTATTATTTTGCTGATAATGTTTTAAGAATACAAGGTTTGCAAACAAAAACTTTTAAATTAGATTATATTACATCTATTCGTAAAGGTAGTGCGGTTACTAAGGCAAATGTTGAATCTCAATCATCAAGTAGTAGTGATAGTAGTAGTTCAAGTTCAAGTTCAAGCTCAAGTTCAGATAGCGATAATATGATCGAGACTAAAGAGGAATTTGATTTTTGGAAAAATATAGGTAAAGAAATTTCAGATATCATACAAGGTTCAGGTATGAGTATCCCATCAACTCAACCTACTATAAATTCTAATGCTGGTTTAATTACAGTTACAGCTAACCAAGAGATTTTAAATAGAATAGAGGCTTATTTAAGTCAGGTTCAAGAATCACTCAAAAAACAAGTAGTAATTGATGTTTCAATTATAGAAGTAAGCCTTAATAAATCTCATAAAACAGGTATAGATTGGACACAATTTAATTTAGGTTTTAGTACAGCTGGTTCTACTATAGGAGATCCATTACAATTTACTGGTAATGGAAGTTACTTGCCTACAATTTCGCTTGGTATTGGTAGTCCAAAGGATAAGACTGCAAATTATACAGGTTTTCAAGTTGGAAAATCTCATGATGGAAGATGGTTTGGCAAAGAAAATGTATCTTTAAATATGGGTCTAAATATGACAGGTATGATTAACTTCTTAAAAGAAAGTGGAGATGTTAAGGTTGTTTCAAGTCCTAAAGTAGCGGCATTAAATAATCAGCAAGCATTAATCACAGTTGGTAATACGTATAATTACAAAATTCAAAGTGGTAGCACTACAACTGATAGTGGCACAACAAACGATGGTGAAGAAGAAAAATCAATTTTCGTAGGTATTTTATTAAATATCTTACCTGAAATATCAGATGATAATAAGATTATGTTAAGAATTAACCCAAGTATTAGTGAATTATTACGCTCTGAAGATGCTAGCATTAATAATAGTGGCAAAAGTTATAGGGAAGTTGCACCTGATACAAGACAGAAAAAATTATCAACAGTTGTTCAAGTAAGAGATGGTGAAACTATAGTTTTAGGTGGTCTTATAACTGATTCAGAAGGATTTTCAAAAAATGGTATCCCAGTTTTACAAGATATCCCATTTGTAGGTAAATTATTTGGTAGTAAGAAAAAAAGCAAAGATAAATCAGAGTTGGTATTTGTAATAACTCCACATATAGTTGATTTTACACAAGATAAAAAAGAAGTTAAAAAATCTTTAGAGGATTTAGGATATTCTTTAGCACTTGATTATAAAGATGAGTTAAAACCTGATGCTACTAAAAATGTATTTAAAGAAAAACAAGAAGAATTTGATTCAGTAAATAATTCAAAATAA
- a CDS encoding ATP-binding protein: protein MNKYTLAKELFIDNLESLRFINLDKSKIAYHKIITSLEKPLKLILFYGKPGCGKTFLLNKIEKDLKEKNKKIILLEQPFYSESGFYTELHRKIFNEYVEIEKYEDFLRIFKDKVTQTPEELKYDGYMVMLDEAQMYPDILIEKIRLLSDTRMFKFLFTVHKTIAGEDILAQGHFTTRIWESIELSESSEDEIKTYIDKKLETLKNGLDKGFFNNKNYKFIYNVTKGNLRTVNMLLYKAFEIYEFYEQERFSEFNNPKVNEKVLEMAALDKGLLDA from the coding sequence GTGAACAAATATACATTGGCTAAGGAATTGTTTATAGATAATTTAGAAAGTCTTAGATTTATCAATTTAGATAAGTCTAAGATTGCCTATCATAAAATTATAACTTCATTAGAAAAACCACTTAAATTGATATTATTTTATGGAAAGCCAGGTTGTGGTAAGACTTTTTTATTAAATAAAATAGAAAAAGATTTAAAAGAAAAAAATAAAAAGATTATATTATTAGAACAGCCATTTTATTCAGAATCAGGATTTTACACAGAATTGCATAGAAAAATTTTTAATGAATATGTAGAGATTGAAAAATACGAAGATTTTTTAAGAATTTTTAAAGATAAAGTTACTCAAACACCTGAAGAATTAAAATACGATGGATATATGGTAATGCTTGATGAAGCACAAATGTATCCTGATATTTTAATAGAAAAAATTAGATTACTTTCAGATACTAGAATGTTTAAATTCTTATTTACCGTTCATAAAACAATAGCTGGTGAGGATATTTTAGCACAAGGTCATTTTACTACTAGGATTTGGGAAAGTATTGAACTTAGTGAATCTAGCGAAGACGAAATAAAAACTTATATTGATAAAAAATTAGAAACTTTAAAAAATGGGTTAGATAAGGGTTTTTTTAATAATAAAAATTATAAATTTATTTATAATGTAACTAAGGGTAATTTAAGAACTGTTAATATGCTTTTATATAAGGCATTTGAAATTTATGAGTTTTACGAACAAGAAAGATTTAGTGAATTTAATAATCCTAAAGTAAATGAAAAAGTTTTAGAAATGGCAGCACTTGATAAAGGTTTGTTAGATGCTTAA
- a CDS encoding GspE/PulE family protein translates to MEFVEKLGTLVYRRNIELKDKILSFVSPEEKLNFIKSTLSSEELDSVLYELYKASSISLDDIAIYFEISNKDFLEKLAKKLRFEYIDLDSIDINYKISEKIQYSVLSNYGFLPFKEDEINLYVAYKEPFNLETQDRVQHLFNRKLVKNYVALPSQIDRYLNKIQLNESIKDIVADIRKELSSDATVGGDQDSSGILKLIEVILRTCIVNRSSDIHIEPTETNCIVRGRIDGMLAEIFIFDKDIYPPMVSRMKLLSNMDIAEKRKPQDGRFSARVMDKEYDFRISTLPIINGESIVLRILDKSKILISLGNLGMHPTNLERFQAAMHAPYGIILVTGPTGSGKTTTLYAALNDMKSVETKIITVEDPVEYQLNLIQQVHVNEKAGLTFAAALRSILRQDPDIIMIGEIRDAETLRIAIQAALTGHLVFSTLHTNDAVSAVTRIVDMGVEPYMVSGALTAIEAQRLVRKLCPECKQATKLPDSLYAKVEKYLGEVEEPKFYKPVGCPKCSQTGYTGREMISEILPVSDTISSMVAAGASKEDIRRVAYEEGFVDMFHDGVVRAARGITSMDEVLRVAKE, encoded by the coding sequence ATGGAATTTGTAGAAAAGTTAGGAACTTTAGTATATAGAAGAAATATTGAATTAAAAGATAAAATTTTATCTTTTGTTAGTCCAGAGGAAAAATTAAATTTTATTAAATCAACATTAAGTAGTGAAGAATTAGATAGTGTATTATATGAATTATACAAAGCATCTTCTATAAGTTTAGATGATATAGCTATTTATTTTGAGATTAGTAATAAAGATTTTTTAGAAAAATTAGCTAAAAAATTAAGATTTGAATATATTGATTTAGATTCTATAGATATTAATTATAAAATTTCGGAAAAAATTCAATATTCGGTATTGTCAAATTACGGTTTTTTACCATTTAAAGAAGATGAAATTAATCTATATGTAGCATATAAAGAGCCATTTAATTTAGAAACGCAAGATAGAGTTCAGCATTTATTTAATAGAAAATTGGTGAAAAATTATGTTGCTTTACCTTCTCAAATTGATAGATATTTAAATAAAATTCAATTAAATGAAAGTATAAAAGATATAGTTGCTGATATTAGAAAAGAGCTAAGTTCAGATGCTACAGTTGGTGGAGATCAAGATAGTTCAGGTATCTTAAAGTTAATTGAAGTTATCCTTAGAACTTGTATTGTGAATCGCTCAAGTGATATTCACATTGAACCAACAGAGACAAATTGTATTGTTCGTGGTAGGATTGACGGTATGCTTGCTGAAATTTTTATTTTTGATAAAGATATATATCCACCGATGGTTTCTAGGATGAAACTTTTATCAAATATGGATATTGCCGAAAAAAGAAAGCCACAAGATGGCAGATTTTCAGCTAGAGTTATGGATAAAGAATATGATTTTCGTATTTCAACATTACCTATTATAAATGGTGAAAGTATAGTTTTAAGGATACTTGATAAATCAAAGATTTTAATTAGTCTAGGCAATCTTGGAATGCACCCTACAAATCTTGAAAGATTTCAAGCAGCAATGCACGCTCCTTATGGAATTATCCTTGTAACTGGTCCAACGGGAAGTGGTAAAACAACTACTCTTTATGCTGCTCTTAATGATATGAAAAGCGTTGAGACTAAAATTATCACGGTTGAAGACCCTGTAGAGTATCAACTAAACTTAATTCAACAAGTGCATGTTAATGAAAAAGCAGGGCTGACATTTGCAGCCGCACTTAGGTCTATTCTAAGACAAGACCCTGATATTATAATGATAGGTGAGATTAGGGACGCTGAGACTTTAAGAATTGCTATTCAAGCAGCGCTTACAGGACACTTAGTATTTTCAACTCTTCACACTAATGACGCAGTTTCAGCCGTTACCAGGATAGTTGATATGGGGGTTGAGCCTTATATGGTTAGTGGTGCATTAACAGCTATTGAAGCACAAAGACTTGTAAGAAAGCTTTGTCCTGAATGTAAACAAGCTACTAAATTACCAGATAGTTTGTATGCAAAAGTTGAAAAATATTTAGGTGAGGTAGAAGAGCCTAAATTTTATAAGCCTGTAGGTTGCCCTAAGTGTTCTCAAACTGGTTATACAGGTCGTGAAATGATAAGTGAGATTTTACCAGTTAGCGACACTATATCATCAATGGTTGCAGCGGGTGCATCTAAAGAAGATATTAGAAGAGTTGCTTATGAAGAAGGTTTTGTTGATATGTTTCATGATGGGGTTGTAAGAGCTGCAAGAGGGATTACAAGTATGGACGAAGTATTAAGAGTTGCGAAAGAGTAG
- a CDS encoding type II secretion system F family protein, producing the protein MKKFQVEYISKGQKKVLTLTAQTKASAVEQAKNRNLGRIVKAGEVQTVSLGIVDRVKNLSFFKPKIKLPDLIASISQLGVMAGAGISIHDSVKEVADSSSNKRVKEIFSKVYEDLNAGLSISLSLEPFHAELGDITLAMIKLGESTGKLGESLKKLAEILQELYDNQQKFKKALRYPIIVITAIAIAFTILMLVVVPQFKEIFEQLGANLPPATKALLFIEHTLRNYGLYVLGGLIVFLVASKKAYASNDNYKMLVDRYALRVYLIGKIILFATMSRFNLIFTELVRAGIPIADALDTALRTIANTTMKNKLNATKISISRGLSLTEAFKETELYENMLIQMIKAGEASGQLDSMLEKVTAYYKDRFNNIIDNLSSYIEPILMIFIAGMVLFLALGIFMPMWDLGSAVKN; encoded by the coding sequence ATGAAAAAGTTTCAGGTTGAATATATTAGTAAAGGACAAAAAAAAGTGTTAACTCTTACAGCACAAACTAAAGCAAGTGCTGTCGAGCAGGCTAAAAATAGAAATTTAGGTCGTATAGTAAAAGCCGGAGAAGTTCAGACTGTATCTTTGGGAATTGTTGATAGAGTAAAAAATTTATCTTTTTTTAAACCTAAAATCAAATTACCGGATTTGATAGCTTCTATTAGTCAGTTAGGCGTTATGGCAGGAGCTGGTATATCTATACATGATAGTGTTAAGGAAGTTGCTGATTCTAGTTCTAATAAAAGAGTAAAAGAAATTTTTTCTAAAGTTTATGAGGACTTAAATGCTGGTCTTAGTATAAGTTTATCATTAGAGCCTTTTCATGCTGAACTAGGTGATATTACACTAGCTATGATAAAACTTGGCGAAAGTACTGGTAAATTAGGGGAAAGTTTGAAAAAACTTGCAGAAATTTTGCAAGAATTATATGACAATCAGCAAAAATTTAAAAAAGCATTAAGATATCCTATTATAGTTATAACAGCTATTGCTATAGCATTTACAATATTAATGCTTGTCGTTGTACCTCAATTTAAAGAAATCTTTGAGCAATTAGGGGCGAATTTGCCACCAGCTACTAAAGCCTTGTTATTTATAGAACATACTTTAAGGAATTATGGTTTGTATGTTTTAGGTGGTTTAATTGTATTTTTAGTAGCTAGCAAAAAGGCATATGCAAGTAATGATAATTATAAAATGTTAGTTGATAGATATGCTCTAAGAGTATATCTAATAGGTAAAATTATTTTATTTGCTACTATGAGTAGATTTAATCTTATTTTCACAGAATTAGTAAGAGCTGGTATTCCTATTGCTGATGCACTTGATACAGCTTTAAGAACAATAGCAAATACTACTATGAAAAATAAATTAAATGCTACTAAAATTTCAATTTCTAGAGGGCTTAGTTTAACTGAAGCATTTAAAGAAACAGAGCTTTATGAAAATATGCTTATTCAAATGATTAAAGCTGGTGAAGCCAGTGGTCAATTAGATTCAATGTTAGAAAAAGTTACAGCTTATTACAAGGACAGGTTTAATAATATAATTGATAACCTATCAAGTTATATTGAACCTATTTTGATGATTTTTATAGCAGGTATGGTTTTATTCTTAGCACTTGGTATTTTTATGCCTATGTGGGATTTGGGAAGTGCTGTAAAAAATTAA
- a CDS encoding Do family serine endopeptidase → MKKVIISLLCVGFLNALELGATSKNVLNLNIAPSAQRENPNDINYILSYNNSINESRKSVVNILVESKSKNLFYDEMNGIFNDPFFKNFFDFINPKDGDDFLDKRLGSGVIISSDGYIITNSHVVQDSEKIIVNIDDNEYNATLIGSDNKTDIAIIKIDAKELNAIKFANSDEVLVGDIVFAIGNPFGVGETITSGIVSALNKNNIGLNTYENFIQTDAAINPGNSGGALVDSRGALIGINSAIITRSGGANGIGFAIPSNMVKNIATQLIEKGKIERGYLGVYLTELKGDLKKAYNNQTGVLITQVEVDSVADKAGLKRGDLITKIDNMEVKNVADLKNYIGALSPNTKVSISYERDGKMSSVEVSLSSDKISLNDEEFLGLILSDLTKEQAKKYNNEGVLVKSVSKKSKSYEAGIKEGDLIVAVENIETKNISQLKNVLSKFKNKQYLKIWIERNSLTNLVIVK, encoded by the coding sequence ATGAAAAAAGTTATTATATCTTTATTATGCGTTGGTTTTTTAAATGCATTAGAGCTAGGTGCTACATCTAAAAATGTATTAAATTTAAATATCGCACCTAGTGCTCAACGTGAAAACCCAAATGATATTAATTATATTTTATCCTATAACAATTCTATTAATGAGAGTAGAAAAAGTGTTGTTAATATTCTAGTAGAATCAAAGTCAAAAAATTTATTTTATGATGAAATGAATGGTATATTTAACGACCCATTTTTTAAGAATTTTTTTGATTTTATAAACCCTAAAGATGGCGATGATTTTTTAGATAAAAGATTAGGTTCAGGTGTTATTATTAGTAGTGACGGTTATATTATTACAAATAGCCATGTAGTTCAAGATTCTGAAAAAATCATTGTAAATATAGATGATAATGAATACAATGCTACTTTAATAGGTAGTGATAATAAAACTGATATTGCTATTATTAAAATAGATGCGAAAGAATTAAATGCCATTAAATTTGCTAATTCTGATGAAGTGCTTGTTGGAGATATTGTATTTGCTATAGGTAATCCTTTTGGCGTTGGAGAGACTATTACAAGTGGTATAGTTTCAGCTTTAAATAAGAATAATATAGGGTTAAATACTTATGAAAATTTTATACAAACTGATGCAGCTATAAACCCTGGTAATTCAGGTGGTGCTTTAGTTGATAGCCGTGGTGCTTTAATAGGTATAAATTCAGCAATAATCACTAGAAGTGGTGGTGCTAATGGAATAGGTTTTGCAATTCCTTCTAATATGGTAAAAAATATAGCAACTCAATTAATAGAAAAAGGCAAGATTGAAAGAGGATATTTAGGTGTTTATTTAACCGAGTTGAAAGGTGATTTAAAGAAGGCCTATAATAATCAAACTGGGGTTTTGATTACCCAAGTAGAAGTCGATTCAGTTGCTGATAAAGCTGGACTTAAACGCGGGGATTTGATTACTAAAATTGACAATATGGAAGTAAAAAATGTGGCTGATTTAAAAAATTATATTGGTGCATTAAGTCCAAATACTAAAGTAAGTATTAGTTATGAAAGAGATGGTAAAATGAGCTCAGTTGAAGTTTCATTATCATCTGATAAAATAAGTTTAAATGATGAAGAATTTTTAGGATTGATACTTAGTGATTTGACAAAAGAACAAGCGAAAAAATACAACAATGAAGGTGTTTTAGTAAAAAGTGTATCAAAAAAATCTAAGTCTTATGAAGCAGGTATTAAAGAAGGTGATTTAATAGTAGCAGTAGAAAATATTGAGACAAAAAATATAAGTCAATTAAAAAATGTTTTATCAAAATTTAAAAATAAACAATATTTAAAAATTTGGATAGAAAGAAATTCTTTAACTAATTTGGTTATTGTTAAATAA
- a CDS encoding response regulator transcription factor — MIKILMIEDDLELAEVLAEYLEQYDMKVDIADEPYIGLSKLNLNTYDLIILDLTLPGMDGLEVCKEIRKKHTSPIIISSARSDINDKVEALELGADDYLPKPYDPKELKARITSHLRRFEQIQISANEHSNKTLEYDEFKHAIYFKGKELVLTNAEFDILSYLIKKEGGVVSREELIYNCSSINEESSNKSIDVIISRIRQKISDDSKTPTHIHAIRGIGYKLTQ; from the coding sequence ATGATTAAAATTTTAATGATTGAAGATGATTTAGAATTAGCTGAAGTTTTAGCAGAATATTTAGAACAATATGATATGAAAGTTGATATCGCAGATGAACCTTATATAGGTTTATCTAAGTTAAATTTAAATACTTATGATTTGATTATATTAGATTTAACATTACCTGGTATGGATGGGCTTGAAGTATGTAAAGAGATTAGGAAAAAACATACTAGTCCTATAATAATTTCATCAGCTAGAAGTGATATTAATGATAAGGTAGAAGCTTTAGAATTAGGTGCTGATGATTATTTACCAAAACCGTATGATCCAAAAGAATTAAAAGCTAGAATTACATCACATTTAAGAAGATTCGAGCAAATTCAAATAAGTGCAAACGAGCATAGTAACAAGACTTTAGAATATGATGAATTTAAACACGCTATTTATTTTAAAGGTAAAGAATTAGTTTTAACAAATGCAGAATTTGATATTTTAAGTTATTTGATTAAAAAAGAGGGCGGGGTAGTTAGTCGTGAAGAATTAATTTATAATTGCTCTTCAATTAATGAAGAAAGTTCTAATAAAAGTATAGATGTAATTATTTCTAGAATAAGACAAAAAATTAGTGATGATAGCAAAACTCCAACTCATATTCACGCAATTAGGGGAATTGGTTATAAGCTAACACAATGA
- a CDS encoding ArsS family sensor histidine kinase: MKSSIFYVITFIFILASTTIGIAFIWLINYDKINYSNELNAKYSYLANLKLQEISNAISENEFNDKKEQFKLRLIEKHKISNILNESIVLAEDSNNLGTSKILTNKGKNYLYIISNDKEYLYEDKSFNQYRYMSVNIILFIVILVLFVSYIFVIKKLRPIRALKRQIVKFANNDLENIENVSLGNDEISEVSEAFYQAIKKIQNLNTSRQFFLRNIMHELKTPITKGRITVEMLEDNKFKQRLTNVFDRMTMLIDELAAVEQISSGVAKNIKKVSINHVFNEAKDMLLLSDEKISLISSNSFIVLIDFKLFTTAIKNLLDNAIKYSDDNSVKVTISSNIIKFYNKGKELDKSLDYYIEPFTQGGNKISNSFGLGLYVVSTILESHKLKLSYNYENGYNIFSILNLENIILKDQNNIS, translated from the coding sequence ATGAAATCTAGTATCTTTTATGTAATTACTTTTATTTTTATATTAGCTAGCACTACTATAGGAATAGCTTTTATTTGGCTAATAAATTATGATAAAATAAACTACTCAAATGAATTAAATGCTAAATATTCTTATTTAGCAAATTTAAAATTACAAGAGATATCAAATGCTATATCAGAAAATGAATTTAACGATAAAAAAGAGCAGTTTAAATTAAGATTAATAGAAAAGCATAAAATTTCTAATATACTAAATGAATCAATAGTGTTAGCAGAAGATAGCAATAATTTAGGTACTAGTAAGATATTAACTAATAAAGGAAAAAATTATTTATATATAATATCAAATGACAAAGAATATTTATATGAAGATAAAAGCTTTAATCAATATAGATATATGAGTGTAAATATTATTTTATTTATAGTGATTTTAGTTCTTTTTGTTAGTTATATTTTTGTTATTAAAAAATTAAGACCTATTAGGGCTTTAAAAAGACAAATAGTTAAATTTGCTAATAATGATTTGGAAAATATTGAAAATGTATCATTAGGGAATGATGAAATTTCAGAAGTTTCAGAAGCATTTTATCAAGCTATTAAAAAAATTCAAAATTTAAATACTTCTAGACAATTTTTTTTAAGAAATATTATGCATGAGTTAAAAACACCTATTACAAAAGGTCGTATAACCGTAGAAATGCTAGAGGATAATAAATTTAAGCAAAGATTAACAAATGTTTTTGATAGAATGACTATGTTAATAGATGAATTAGCAGCCGTAGAACAGATTTCTAGTGGAGTTGCTAAAAACATTAAAAAAGTTTCTATTAATCATGTTTTTAATGAAGCAAAAGATATGTTATTGTTAAGTGATGAAAAAATAAGTTTAATCAGTAGTAATTCTTTTATAGTACTAATTGATTTTAAATTATTTACAACTGCAATAAAAAATTTATTAGACAATGCTATTAAGTATTCAGATGATAATAGTGTAAAAGTAACCATCTCTTCTAATATTATTAAGTTTTATAACAAGGGTAAAGAATTAGATAAAAGCTTAGATTATTATATAGAGCCTTTTACTCAAGGAGGGAATAAAATATCAAATTCTTTTGGTTTGGGTCTTTATGTCGTAAGTACTATTTTAGAATCCCATAAATTAAAATTATCGTATAATTATGAAAATGGTTATAATATTTTTTCAATATTAAATTTAGAAAATATTATATTAAAAGATCAAAATAATATATCTTAA
- the rpsB gene encoding 30S ribosomal protein S2, translated as MVTMRDLLECGVHFGHQTRRWNPKMKKFIFGERKGIYVIDLQKTIRYFRYTYNIVRDAAAEGKTILFVGTKKQANDAVKEYAIKCGMPYVNHRWLGGMMTNFETIRQSIRKLEVIESMQEDGSINLLTKKEALMLNRKKEKLLNDLGGIRDLKTRPDMIFVIDTVKEKIAVAEANRLKIPVVAPIDTNCDPDVVDFPIPGNDDAIRSVQLFCQEMCEAILEGKALREQDGEVVERAEVSEDEKQEVLEEAMMEGEM; from the coding sequence ATGGTTACAATGAGAGATTTATTAGAATGTGGTGTGCATTTTGGGCATCAAACAAGACGCTGGAATCCTAAAATGAAAAAATTCATTTTTGGTGAGAGAAAAGGTATTTATGTAATTGATTTACAAAAAACAATTAGATATTTTAGATATACATACAATATTGTTCGTGATGCAGCAGCTGAAGGTAAAACAATTTTATTTGTTGGAACTAAAAAACAAGCAAATGATGCTGTAAAAGAATATGCGATTAAATGTGGAATGCCATATGTAAATCACAGATGGTTAGGCGGTATGATGACAAACTTTGAAACTATTCGCCAATCAATTAGAAAACTTGAAGTTATTGAAAGTATGCAAGAAGATGGAAGCATTAATTTATTAACTAAAAAAGAAGCATTAATGCTAAATCGTAAAAAAGAAAAATTATTAAATGATCTAGGTGGTATTAGAGACCTTAAAACTCGCCCTGATATGATTTTTGTAATTGACACAGTAAAAGAAAAAATTGCAGTTGCAGAAGCAAATAGATTAAAAATCCCAGTAGTAGCTCCAATTGATACAAACTGCGATCCTGATGTTGTAGATTTTCCTATCCCAGGTAATGATGATGCTATTCGTTCAGTTCAATTATTCTGCCAAGAAATGTGCGAAGCTATATTAGAAGGTAAAGCTTTAAGAGAACAAGATGGTGAAGTAGTTGAAAGAGCAGAAGTTAGCGAAGATGAAAAACAAGAAGTATTAGAAGAAGCTATGATGGAAGGGGAAATGTAA
- the tsf gene encoding translation elongation factor Ts, which yields MAEITAAMVKDLRESTGAGMMDCKNALKECDGDMQKAVEYLREKGLSKAAKKADRLAAEGLIGVKLSNNLASLVEINSETDFVAKNDKFIDLVNKTVEQVQVSGVCDVESLLNSNIDGAKFEDYLKNQIATIGENLVVRRFATLKANDNEALSGYLHTNGRVGVIVKAKFNNAANKAKVEEFLKQLCMHIAAMKPSVLSYKDLDKEFVEAEYRALCAELEKENEELVRLKKPLHKIPQFASRLQITDAVLKKAEEDIKAELKAQNKPEQIWDKIVPGQMARFIADNSILDSRLTLMGQFYVKDDKKTIEQVIADKSAELKDELVIESFIKYEVGEGLEKKNEDFAAEVAAQMGN from the coding sequence ATGGCAGAAATTACAGCAGCTATGGTAAAAGACCTGCGCGAAAGCACAGGTGCTGGAATGATGGATTGTAAAAACGCACTTAAAGAGTGTGATGGAGATATGCAAAAAGCAGTTGAATACTTAAGAGAAAAAGGCTTAAGTAAAGCTGCTAAAAAAGCTGATAGATTAGCAGCTGAAGGTTTAATTGGTGTTAAACTTTCAAATAATTTAGCAAGTTTAGTAGAAATCAATTCAGAAACTGACTTCGTTGCTAAAAATGATAAATTTATAGATTTAGTAAATAAAACAGTTGAGCAAGTTCAAGTTAGTGGAGTTTGTGATGTTGAAAGTTTATTAAATAGCAATATTGATGGGGCTAAATTTGAAGATTATCTAAAAAATCAAATCGCAACTATTGGAGAAAATTTAGTTGTAAGAAGATTTGCTACTTTAAAAGCAAATGATAATGAAGCTTTAAGTGGTTATTTACACACAAATGGTCGTGTAGGTGTTATCGTTAAGGCTAAATTTAATAATGCTGCTAATAAAGCAAAAGTTGAAGAATTTTTAAAACAACTTTGTATGCATATTGCAGCTATGAAACCAAGTGTTTTAAGTTATAAAGATTTAGATAAGGAATTTGTAGAAGCTGAATATAGAGCTTTATGTGCTGAACTTGAAAAAGAAAATGAAGAATTAGTTCGCCTTAAAAAGCCACTTCATAAAATTCCACAATTTGCAAGTAGATTACAAATTACTGATGCAGTTTTAAAGAAAGCTGAAGAAGATATAAAAGCTGAATTAAAAGCTCAAAATAAACCAGAGCAAATTTGGGATAAAATTGTTCCTGGTCAAATGGCAAGATTTATAGCTGATAACTCAATTTTAGATTCTCGCCTTACATTAATGGGGCAATTTTATGTAAAGGATGATAAGAAAACTATAGAGCAAGTTATTGCTGATAAATCAGCTGAATTAAAAGATGAATTAGTAATTGAAAGCTTCATAAAATATGAAGTTGGCGAAGGCTTAGAAAAGAAAAACGAAGATTTCGCAGCAGAAGTTGCAGCTCAAATGGGTAATTAA